The Chanodichthys erythropterus isolate Z2021 chromosome 12, ASM2448905v1, whole genome shotgun sequence genome contains a region encoding:
- the hmgb2a gene encoding high mobility group protein B2a isoform X1 → MAIHLVRDELVAGSLMVTTRYTAMGKDPNKPRGKTSSYAFFVQTCREEHKKKNPGTAVNFSEFSKKCSERWKTMSSKEKGKFEEMAKTDKVRYDREMKNYVPPKGAKGGKKKKDPNAPKRPPSAFFVFCSDHRPKVKNDNPGISIGDIAKKLGEMWSKLSPKEKSPYEQKAMKFKEKYEKDVAAYRAKGAKVDGGKKGGPGRPAGKKVEADDDDEDDEEEEDEEEEDEEDEDDDDD, encoded by the exons ATGGCAATACATCTTGTGCGTGACGAGCTAGTGGCAGGATCATTGATGGTCACTACG CGTTATACAGCCATGGGTAAGGATCCTAATAAGCCCAGAGGAAAGACGTCCTCTTATGCCTTTTTTGTGCAAACCTGCCGGGAGGAACATAAAAAGAAGAATCCAGGGACTGCGGTGAACTTTTCAGAGTTCTCCAAGAAGTGCTCTGAAAGATGGAAG ACCATGTCCTCTAAGGAGAAGGGCAAATTTGAGGAAATGGCCAAAACCGACAAGGTCCGCTATGACCGGGAGATGAAAAATTATGTCCCTCCTAAAGGTGCAAAAGGAGGGAAAAAGAAGAAAGACCCAAATGCTCCTAAGAGACCACC ATCCGCTTTCTTTGTCTTCTGCTCTGACCATCGCCCGAAGGTGAAAAATGACAACCCTGGCATCTCTATTGGTGACATTGCAAAGAAGCTTGGGGAAATGTGGTCCAAGCTTTCACCAAAGGAAAAGTCTCCATATGAACAGAAGGCCATGAAGTTCAAGGAGAAGTATGAAAAG GACGTTGCTGCATATCGTGCCAAAGGAGCAAAAGTAGATGGTGGCAAGAAGGGTGGACCTGGCCGGCCAGCGGGAAAGAAGGTGGAAGCTGATGAcgatgatgaggatgatgaagaggaggaggatgaggaagaagaggacgaggaggatgaggatgatgatgacgatTAA
- the hmgb2a gene encoding high mobility group protein B2a isoform X2, producing MGKDPNKPRGKTSSYAFFVQTCREEHKKKNPGTAVNFSEFSKKCSERWKTMSSKEKGKFEEMAKTDKVRYDREMKNYVPPKGAKGGKKKKDPNAPKRPPSAFFVFCSDHRPKVKNDNPGISIGDIAKKLGEMWSKLSPKEKSPYEQKAMKFKEKYEKDVAAYRAKGAKVDGGKKGGPGRPAGKKVEADDDDEDDEEEEDEEEEDEEDEDDDDD from the exons ATGGGTAAGGATCCTAATAAGCCCAGAGGAAAGACGTCCTCTTATGCCTTTTTTGTGCAAACCTGCCGGGAGGAACATAAAAAGAAGAATCCAGGGACTGCGGTGAACTTTTCAGAGTTCTCCAAGAAGTGCTCTGAAAGATGGAAG ACCATGTCCTCTAAGGAGAAGGGCAAATTTGAGGAAATGGCCAAAACCGACAAGGTCCGCTATGACCGGGAGATGAAAAATTATGTCCCTCCTAAAGGTGCAAAAGGAGGGAAAAAGAAGAAAGACCCAAATGCTCCTAAGAGACCACC ATCCGCTTTCTTTGTCTTCTGCTCTGACCATCGCCCGAAGGTGAAAAATGACAACCCTGGCATCTCTATTGGTGACATTGCAAAGAAGCTTGGGGAAATGTGGTCCAAGCTTTCACCAAAGGAAAAGTCTCCATATGAACAGAAGGCCATGAAGTTCAAGGAGAAGTATGAAAAG GACGTTGCTGCATATCGTGCCAAAGGAGCAAAAGTAGATGGTGGCAAGAAGGGTGGACCTGGCCGGCCAGCGGGAAAGAAGGTGGAAGCTGATGAcgatgatgaggatgatgaagaggaggaggatgaggaagaagaggacgaggaggatgaggatgatgatgacgatTAA